From Elusimicrobiota bacterium, a single genomic window includes:
- the opp4C gene encoding oligopeptide ABC transporter permease gives MFKLYIERFVNNKLAVAGGVIIVLLIILSVFAPVVAPYKPNGQNVVDRLQGPSLKHVLGTDELGRDVLTRILYGTRISITVGIVAVAIAVLIGGTLGLVSGFFGGWVDIVIMRLVDIMLCFPTFFLILMVIAFLEPSIYNIMAVIGLTSWPGLCRIVRGETLSIRQREYIDAARMIGVPVGRVLFVHILPNVLAPIIVSATLGVGGAILTESGLSFLGLGVQPPTPSWGNMLISGKDFIHIAWWLSVFPGLAILITVLAYNLLGEGLRDVFDPRM, from the coding sequence ATGTTTAAGTTGTACATCGAAAGGTTTGTTAATAATAAGTTAGCGGTTGCCGGAGGGGTGATAATAGTTTTGCTTATCATACTTTCAGTATTCGCGCCGGTAGTTGCACCGTATAAACCTAATGGTCAAAATGTTGTTGACCGTCTTCAAGGGCCGTCATTAAAACATGTACTCGGGACTGACGAGCTCGGAAGGGATGTGCTTACAAGGATATTGTACGGTACAAGGATATCCATTACCGTCGGGATCGTGGCAGTTGCGATTGCTGTGCTTATCGGGGGAACACTGGGGTTGGTATCCGGTTTTTTTGGCGGGTGGGTGGATATTGTTATCATGCGCCTCGTTGATATTATGCTGTGCTTCCCGACATTTTTTTTGATACTCATGGTGATAGCGTTTTTGGAGCCCAGTATTTACAACATTATGGCAGTCATCGGGTTAACCTCATGGCCGGGGTTATGCCGGATTGTAAGAGGTGAAACTTTATCAATACGGCAGCGAGAGTATATCGATGCTGCGAGGATGATAGGGGTGCCCGTAGGAAGGGTTTTGTTTGTGCATATACTTCCTAATGTTTTAGCACCGATTATTGTCAGTGCTACACTTGGTGTTGGAGGAGCTATTCTCACGGAATCAGGGTTGTCATTCCTGGGATTAGGCGTACAGCCGCCAACACCGTCCTGGGGTAATATGTTGATCTCCGGGAAAGATTTTATTCATATTGCGTGGTGGTTATCCGTATTCCCGGGATTAGCAATATTAATCACCGTACTTGCTTATAACCTTCTAGGTGAAGGATTACGTGACGTGTTTGATCCGAGGATGTAG